In Aggregatibacter sp. 2125159857, one DNA window encodes the following:
- a CDS encoding elongation factor P hydroxylase produces the protein MEHDINDLIAIFNQCFEQEYNTKLVKGGDEPLYVPANDTCPYNAIYFARGFYSSGLHEIAHWLVAGKERRKLEDFGYWYEPDGRTEEQQRLFEQVEVKPQALEWILATAANFRYFASSDNLNGQPGDTQPFKLAVYRQVQHYASAGLPKRAETLRQALAKFYGTEDTIDLAKFDVTKI, from the coding sequence ATGGAACATGACATTAACGATTTAATCGCGATTTTTAATCAATGTTTTGAACAAGAATACAACACGAAATTGGTTAAAGGTGGCGATGAACCCTTATATGTGCCGGCAAATGACACTTGCCCCTATAATGCCATCTATTTTGCTCGCGGTTTTTATAGTAGCGGACTACACGAAATTGCTCATTGGTTAGTCGCCGGAAAAGAACGCCGCAAATTGGAGGATTTTGGCTATTGGTACGAACCCGATGGCAGAACGGAAGAACAGCAACGATTATTTGAGCAGGTTGAAGTCAAACCACAAGCCTTAGAATGGATTCTTGCTACCGCGGCAAATTTTCGTTATTTTGCAAGCTCGGATAATCTCAATGGTCAGCCCGGCGACACCCAACCGTTTAAACTCGCCGTTTATCGACAAGTGCAACATTATGCCTCAGCAGGCTTACCGAAACGTGCCGAAACACTCCGTCAGGCGCTGGCGAAATTCTATGGTACGGAAGATACCATTGACCTAGCCAAATTTGATGTCACCAAAATCTAA
- a CDS encoding HI1450 family dsDNA-mimic protein codes for MKLDPDMAIDMAYDIFLEMAPENLSPADILLFNLQFEERGAVEFVETADNWEEEIGVLIDPEAYAEVWIGLVNEQDVMDDVFAKFLISHEEKDRQYHIIWKE; via the coding sequence ATGAAACTTGATCCTGATATGGCCATTGACATGGCTTACGATATTTTCCTTGAAATGGCACCAGAGAATCTTTCTCCGGCAGATATTCTGTTGTTTAACCTTCAATTTGAAGAGCGAGGTGCGGTTGAATTTGTTGAAACGGCAGATAATTGGGAAGAGGAAATCGGGGTTTTAATTGATCCTGAGGCTTATGCGGAAGTGTGGATTGGGTTGGTGAATGAGCAAGATGTGATGGATGACGTTTTTGCCAAATTCCTGATTTCTCATGAAGAAAAGGATCGCCAGTATCATATTATCTGGAAAGAATAA
- the ttcA gene encoding tRNA 2-thiocytidine(32) synthetase TtcA: MNTANSIEKKQNYNFNKLQKRLRRNVGNAIADFNMIEKGDKVMVCLSGGKDSYTLLDILLNLQQNAPVNFEIVAVNLDQKQPGFPEHVLPTYLQKIGVDYKIVEENTYGIVKEKIPEGKTTCSLCSRLRRGILYRTATELGATKIALGHHRDDMLATLFLNMFYGGKLKSMPPKLISDDGKHIVIRPLAYCKEKDIEKYATAKAFPIIPCNLCGSQPNLQRQVVKEMLNTWDRQYPGRLETMFSAMQNITLSHLCDPKCFDFKGIKQGQLFDSIEGDTAFDEEKITPMTFDDDDQADFSEQGMIAFKEVK; this comes from the coding sequence ATGAATACAGCAAACTCAATCGAAAAAAAACAAAATTACAATTTCAATAAATTACAAAAACGCCTGCGCCGTAACGTCGGCAACGCCATTGCCGATTTCAATATGATCGAGAAAGGCGATAAAGTGATGGTGTGCCTTTCCGGCGGCAAAGACAGCTATACCCTATTGGATATTTTGCTCAATCTACAACAAAACGCACCGGTCAATTTCGAGATCGTGGCGGTGAATTTAGACCAAAAACAACCGGGCTTTCCGGAACACGTTCTGCCGACATATTTACAAAAAATCGGTGTGGATTACAAAATTGTTGAAGAAAATACCTACGGCATCGTGAAAGAAAAAATCCCCGAAGGTAAAACCACCTGCTCGCTTTGCTCGCGTTTACGCCGTGGAATTTTATACCGTACGGCGACCGAATTAGGTGCAACTAAAATCGCCTTAGGACATCATCGTGATGATATGTTGGCAACACTGTTTCTCAATATGTTCTACGGCGGAAAATTAAAATCCATGCCACCTAAATTGATTTCTGATGATGGCAAGCACATTGTGATTCGTCCGCTGGCGTATTGCAAAGAGAAAGACATTGAAAAATATGCCACCGCGAAAGCGTTCCCGATTATTCCTTGCAATCTCTGTGGCTCTCAACCTAACTTACAACGTCAAGTCGTCAAAGAAATGCTAAATACGTGGGATCGCCAATATCCGGGCCGTTTAGAAACCATGTTTAGCGCCATGCAAAACATTACCCTTTCACATTTATGTGATCCGAAATGCTTTGATTTTAAAGGGATAAAACAGGGGCAGTTATTTGATAGCATCGAAGGGGACACGGCATTTGATGAAGAAAAGATCACCCCGATGACATTTGACGATGACGATCAAGCTGATTTCAGTGAACAAGGTATGATTGCCTTTAAAGAAGTCAAATAA